GTCGAAGTGCGAAAGGTCGATCCACGCTCAGTCCTCCTCGCGAAGGGGTCGCGCACGCGCACGCTGACGCTGTCGGGCCCAGAAGTGACGCCTCCACACACCGAGCCCAGGGTCGACGATCCTCCGACCTCCGGAGGAAGCTCATGAACGGTCACGCGACCATCTCGAACGAGCATCTCTATTGGGCGATCGTGGACACGGTTCATGGTGGGCGGCGGCTCACTCCGGGGGAGATCGCCTCGCTCGCCGAGGATGTCCTGCCGCTTGCGATCGAGTCGCTGCACATCGTGTCCGTGCGGACGCGCGATGGACGCTCCGTCGTCTGCGCGATCGAGCCTGAGGAACTGCGTGCCGCAGCGCTCGATTGCAGTTCCGCCACCCCCGGATCGATACCCGACTTCATCCAGGCAAGGCTCGACGAATCGCTTGACGCAGCGCGCTTCGATCTCCTGATCGGCGCGTTCGAGCCGGTCGATGTGCGACGCCAGCGACGCATGATGCTCGCAACTCTTGCCGTCACAGCGGCACTGATCACGATCGCGGTTGCCGCCGGGTTCATCGCCCGTGGCATCGCAGCTCGGCGCGCAATCGACATCGTCGACGACCGGCGCAGCGACATCGTTCGTGCGGCGGTCGGCCAACCTGGGGTGGGGATTCCGGGGGCGCCCCCCAGCGTGAGCGCCCTTCCAGGAGATCTCCGGCTCGTCGCGGAACTGCGCGAGCTGCGCAGTACGCGCGCCGTCTCACTCCCCCGCCTCGAAGATGTCTCGGATCTCGCCTCCGCAGCGCTCGAGCGCTGGCCGCCGGACGCGGAGGCGCGTCTTGAACGAGCGCGCATCTCGTCGCGGTCGATCTCGATCGAGGGCTGGGCCAGTGATGCCGGCGAAGCCCAGCGCATCGCGGATGCACTTGGAACGCTTCCGGGCGCCCGACTTGAGCCGCCGCAGGTGCGCGCGGCGAAGGAAGGTGTGACCTTCACCATCATCCTCACCCCCGGAACCCCCGCCCCCGGAACCGGCCCCCCCGGCCCCGCCTCTGGCGCCGGCCCTGCAATCGCTCAACGGGCGAACACCATTGATCGGGGGGTCGGACCATGAGCAGAGTCGCGATCGCTCTTGCTGCCGGAAGCTGCTTGCTCGTCGTTTCGGCGAGCTGGGCGTGGGCGCGATCGCAGACGACTGCGCTGCGCGCTCGTGAGGCCGCAGCGCACTCAGTTGCCGAGGACGCGCGACAGGTCCTTTCACTGCGAAGTCTTCGACAGCGTGCGTCGATGGGAGAGCGGCCCAGACAGGATCTCATCACGCGGATCAACGAGACCATGTCCGCAGTCGGCATCCCGCGCGGCGCGCTCGGCGGCGTCACGACGGACACCGATGGCCCGATCTCAAGCGCAGCCGACCTCGCCCCAGGCGGCGAACTGCGAGCGCAGGCGATGCGCGTCGCACTCAAGGGCATCCAACCGCAGCAGCTCGGCGCCTTCCTCGAACACTGGCGCGAGACGCAGCCGCTCTGGACACCGACCAACATCGAGATGAGTCGCGCTCCATCGAAGGACGCTGCTCCAGGGGCTGAGCGATTCGACATCTCGCTCGTGCTGTCGGTTCTCTATGTCGCACCATCTAACCATGTGCCCGCTGGCTGAAACTCCCCATGAGAACCACACCACTGCATTCATTCATCGCGTCGATGGCACTCGCGCTCGGGATCACCGGCTGCGCCACGCAGCGACCTGGCCCCTACGCACCGATCTCAGAGAGCGATCGTCAGACCAGTACGGCCGAGCGCCTCAACCACGAGGCGGCCGATCTCATGCAAGACGACCCGGAGAAGGCTGAGAAGCTGCTGCGCGAGGCGCTGACCGCGGATCTCTATCACGGACCCTCCCACAACAACCTAGGCATCCTCTATCTCAAGCAGGGCAAGCTCTACGAGGCCGCGAACGAGTTCGAGTGGGCCAGGAAACTGATGCCCGGCCACCCCGATCCCAGGATGAATCTCGCGTTCACGCTCGAGTCGGCAGGTCGCGTCGACGAGGCGATCCAGATGTACGCGACGGCGCTTGAGGTCTATCCGGATCA
This region of Phycisphaeraceae bacterium genomic DNA includes:
- a CDS encoding tetratricopeptide repeat protein, with product MRTTPLHSFIASMALALGITGCATQRPGPYAPISESDRQTSTAERLNHEAADLMQDDPEKAEKLLREALTADLYHGPSHNNLGILYLKQGKLYEAANEFEWARKLMPGHPDPRMNLAFTLESAGRVDEAIQMYATALEVYPDHIQTLQALTRLQMRTKKTDSRTERFLSEIALRGETEEWRVWARKQMAKAE